Proteins co-encoded in one Chloroflexota bacterium genomic window:
- the gyrB gene encoding DNA topoisomerase (ATP-hydrolyzing) subunit B: MAYSAKDIQVLEGLEAVRRRPGMYIGSTDARGLHHLVYEVVDNSIDEALAGRANEIAVTLMPGGRVRVRDNGSGIPVDKHPRVGRPAVEVVLTKLHAGGKFDSDAYKVSGGLHGVGVSIVNALSEHLRVEVHRNKRVWTQEYKHGRPLADLKRGARTDETGTTIEWMPDPEIFETLDLDFDTLVQRFREMAILVANTRIDLRDERTGDRRTFYFEGGTKSFVKLLARRRMPLHPDPICIRGEVETTKIDISLQYCDTVAEQVLTFANTIRNISGGTHLTGFRTALTRTLNEYARKQGTLKDNDANLTGEDVREGLTAVISVMIPEPQFEGQTKHRLGNSEVAGHVQSVVNEQLSTFLHEHPSDARRIIEKTLLAARARIAAQKARDLVVRKGALDGMALPGKLADCQERDPDRCELFIVEGDSAGGNAKQGRDRRFQAVLPLRGKILNVEKARIDRVLSSEAIRNLITAVGAGVGDEVDLSKLRYGRVIVMTDADVDGSHIRTLLLTFFFRNLPELIDEGHLYIAQPPLFRVANSQRAIYAYSDEEREQALKQMSGKVAVQRYKGLGEMNADQLWDTTMNPESRHLLNVAVSDAEHADDVFRRLMGTDVAERRHFIFNHAHAVRNLDI; encoded by the coding sequence ATGGCGTATAGCGCCAAGGATATTCAGGTTCTGGAAGGACTGGAGGCGGTCCGACGGCGTCCCGGGATGTACATCGGCAGCACCGACGCGCGCGGTCTGCACCACCTGGTCTACGAGGTCGTGGACAACAGCATCGACGAGGCGCTGGCCGGACGCGCCAACGAAATCGCGGTCACGCTGATGCCGGGGGGACGGGTGCGGGTGCGCGACAACGGCTCCGGCATTCCAGTCGACAAGCATCCGCGGGTAGGCCGCCCCGCCGTCGAGGTAGTGCTCACCAAGCTGCACGCCGGCGGCAAGTTCGACAGCGACGCCTACAAGGTCTCCGGCGGCTTGCACGGCGTTGGCGTCTCCATCGTCAACGCGCTGTCGGAGCATCTCAGGGTCGAGGTCCACCGCAACAAGCGGGTCTGGACCCAGGAGTACAAGCACGGGCGCCCGCTCGCCGATCTCAAGCGCGGCGCCCGGACCGACGAGACCGGCACAACGATCGAGTGGATGCCGGACCCGGAGATCTTCGAGACCCTCGACCTCGACTTCGACACCTTGGTGCAGCGCTTTCGAGAAATGGCCATCCTGGTTGCCAACACGCGCATCGATCTGCGCGACGAGCGCACCGGGGATCGACGGACCTTCTATTTCGAAGGCGGCACGAAGTCGTTCGTCAAGCTGCTGGCCCGGCGACGCATGCCACTCCATCCCGATCCGATCTGTATTCGAGGCGAGGTCGAGACGACCAAGATCGACATCTCCTTGCAGTACTGCGACACGGTCGCCGAGCAGGTGCTGACCTTCGCCAACACGATCCGCAACATCAGCGGCGGCACGCACCTGACCGGATTCCGCACGGCCCTCACCCGCACGCTGAACGAGTACGCCCGCAAGCAGGGCACACTCAAGGACAACGACGCCAACCTGACCGGCGAGGACGTGCGCGAGGGGCTGACGGCCGTGATCAGCGTGATGATTCCCGAGCCGCAGTTCGAGGGCCAGACCAAGCACCGGCTGGGCAACAGCGAGGTGGCGGGTCACGTGCAGTCGGTGGTCAATGAGCAACTGAGCACGTTCTTGCACGAGCATCCGTCCGACGCCCGCCGCATCATCGAGAAGACCTTGCTGGCGGCGCGTGCCCGCATCGCGGCGCAGAAGGCCCGCGACCTGGTGGTGCGCAAGGGCGCCCTCGACGGCATGGCGCTGCCCGGCAAGCTGGCCGACTGCCAGGAACGTGACCCGGACCGCTGCGAGCTGTTCATCGTGGAAGGCGATTCGGCCGGCGGCAACGCCAAGCAGGGCCGCGACCGGAGGTTCCAGGCCGTGCTGCCGCTGCGCGGGAAGATCCTGAACGTCGAGAAGGCGCGCATTGACCGGGTGCTGTCCAGCGAGGCCATCCGCAACCTGATCACGGCCGTCGGCGCGGGCGTCGGCGACGAGGTCGACCTGAGCAAGCTGCGCTACGGGCGCGTGATCGTGATGACCGATGCCGACGTCGACGGATCGCACATCCGCACACTGCTGCTGACGTTCTTCTTCCGCAACCTGCCCGAACTCATCGACGAGGGGCACCTCTACATCGCCCAGCCGCCGTTGTTCCGGGTGGCCAACAGCCAGCGGGCAATCTACGCCTACTCGGACGAGGAGCGCGAGCAAGCACTCAAGCAGATGTCCGGCAAGGTGGCCGTGCAGCGCTACAAGGGCCTGGGCGAGATGAACGCCGATCAACTGTGGGACACCACCATGAATCCGGAGTCGCGGCATCTCCTCAACGTCGCCGTGTCGGACGCCGAGCACGCCGATGACGTGTTCAGGCGGTTGATGGGGACGGACGTTGCCGAGCGCCGCCACTTCATCTTCAATCACGCCCACGCGGTCCGAAACCTCGACATCTAG
- a CDS encoding GTP-binding protein, with product MDTPSKVPVTILTGFLGSGKTTLLNRILTEEHGKRIAVVENEFGEVGIDQALVINADEEIFEMSNGCICCTVRGDLIRVLGNLNKRRDKFDYVLVETTGLADPGPVAQTFFMDDEIDAAFSLDGIVTLVDAAHIEQQLGRSDESTEQIAFADVLVLNKTDLVNGEALDGLETRLRDMNRMARVVRSERADVSVDTVLNLGAFDLDQVLERRPTFLEPEYPFEWTGVYSLDIGRYEICLAEGPDPEMSLVVVSDQGTDDAALRERAEWCVRRYADPAELIHPGEEIPLEKHATLQLDSPGSKSFFLEVDSPMRVGLYAQHLAEEFDLHLTNADGVVVPAQVERTWVAQHEHDDEVGSIAIEIEGDADPDRLNIWLGELLRERGVDIFRMKGFISLAGESRRFVFQGVHMLFDGQPDREWGEAPRRNQLVFIGRNLDGQSMRQGFEACLV from the coding sequence ATGGACACGCCGAGCAAAGTACCCGTCACCATCCTCACCGGCTTCCTCGGCTCTGGTAAGACGACTCTGCTCAATCGAATTCTGACCGAAGAGCATGGCAAGCGCATTGCCGTGGTGGAGAACGAGTTTGGGGAGGTTGGCATCGATCAGGCGCTCGTCATCAACGCTGACGAGGAGATCTTCGAGATGTCGAACGGTTGCATCTGCTGCACGGTGCGCGGAGACCTGATTCGGGTACTCGGCAATCTCAATAAGCGCCGCGACAAGTTCGACTATGTGCTGGTGGAGACCACAGGGCTGGCCGATCCCGGTCCAGTCGCTCAAACGTTCTTCATGGACGACGAGATCGACGCGGCCTTCTCGCTCGACGGGATCGTCACGCTCGTCGATGCCGCCCACATCGAGCAGCAACTCGGCCGAAGCGACGAAAGCACCGAGCAAATCGCGTTTGCCGACGTTCTCGTGCTCAACAAGACGGACCTCGTCAACGGCGAGGCGCTCGACGGGCTCGAAACTCGGCTCCGAGACATGAACCGAATGGCGCGAGTCGTGCGCAGTGAGCGGGCGGACGTTTCCGTCGACACAGTCCTCAACCTCGGCGCCTTCGATCTGGACCAGGTGCTGGAGCGTCGTCCCACCTTTCTCGAGCCCGAGTATCCGTTCGAGTGGACTGGCGTCTATTCGCTCGACATCGGGCGCTACGAAATCTGTCTCGCCGAAGGACCTGATCCGGAGATGTCGCTCGTCGTCGTGTCCGACCAAGGCACGGATGACGCCGCGCTCCGTGAGCGCGCGGAGTGGTGTGTGCGGCGATACGCCGATCCTGCGGAGCTCATTCACCCGGGGGAAGAAATCCCTCTCGAAAAGCACGCAACTCTTCAGCTCGATTCTCCAGGGAGCAAGTCGTTCTTCTTGGAGGTCGATTCGCCGATGCGGGTTGGCCTTTACGCCCAGCACCTCGCGGAAGAGTTCGATCTCCACCTGACGAACGCGGATGGCGTGGTGGTCCCCGCCCAGGTCGAGCGAACCTGGGTCGCACAGCACGAGCACGACGACGAAGTGGGCTCGATCGCCATCGAGATCGAGGGCGACGCCGATCCCGACAGGCTCAACATTTGGCTTGGCGAGCTGCTCCGTGAACGCGGGGTCGACATCTTCCGCATGAAGGGCTTTATCAGCCTGGCGGGTGAGTCGCGTCGCTTCGTCTTCCAAGGGGTTCACATGCTCTTCGACGGCCAGCCGGATCGCGAATGGGGCGAGGCGCCGCGCCGCAATCAGCTCGTATTCATTGGCCGCAACCTCGATGGGCAGAGCATGCGCCAGGGATTCGAGGCTTGTCTGGTTTGA
- a CDS encoding PQQ-binding-like beta-propeller repeat protein — translation MSGLNVDGPRGDLRPGWTAGVGDYAISGGWTVRGEALVVGDAAGGVYAFDGKSGATIWAQRGVHQGGVLAVAIHPSKPAFATTGQDGRVLVWNAADGQVSQAIEVGSDWVEHVAWSPDGQRLAASCSRQVHAYGADGVKTWQSPDHPSTVSAIAWSGAEELATACYGRVTFFDASTGELRQKLEWMGSLVSMVMSPDGEIVACGSQDNSVHFWRRSTEQDAMMSGYPAKPSALAFDDTGTLLATGGGEEVTVWSFQGKGPEGTRPSVLELHVEPVTTLAFAPGVRRLASGGRDGTVVVWSLQKDGKGGPIGSAEVAGEVAAVYWRPDGRALAALDARGGVTAWRIGR, via the coding sequence TTGTCTGGTTTGAATGTCGACGGCCCGAGGGGTGATCTTCGCCCAGGCTGGACGGCGGGGGTCGGTGACTACGCCATCTCCGGGGGCTGGACCGTTCGCGGTGAGGCGCTGGTGGTCGGCGATGCGGCGGGTGGCGTCTACGCGTTTGACGGCAAGTCTGGCGCGACCATCTGGGCGCAGCGCGGAGTCCATCAAGGCGGAGTGCTCGCAGTGGCCATCCACCCAAGCAAACCTGCGTTCGCCACGACGGGCCAGGACGGCCGAGTCCTGGTCTGGAACGCGGCCGACGGTCAAGTCAGCCAGGCGATCGAGGTCGGAAGCGATTGGGTTGAACACGTGGCGTGGTCGCCGGACGGCCAGCGATTGGCGGCCTCATGCTCCAGGCAGGTTCACGCGTACGGCGCGGATGGAGTGAAAACCTGGCAATCGCCTGATCATCCCAGCACCGTCAGCGCGATCGCGTGGTCAGGCGCAGAGGAGCTGGCGACGGCCTGTTACGGCCGGGTGACATTCTTCGACGCGTCCACCGGGGAGCTTCGCCAGAAGCTGGAATGGATGGGCTCCCTCGTGTCGATGGTAATGAGCCCGGACGGGGAAATCGTGGCCTGCGGCAGCCAGGACAACTCGGTGCACTTCTGGCGTCGCTCCACGGAGCAGGACGCCATGATGTCGGGATACCCGGCCAAGCCGTCGGCCCTGGCGTTCGATGACACCGGCACCCTGTTGGCCACCGGCGGCGGGGAGGAGGTGACGGTTTGGAGCTTCCAGGGGAAGGGGCCCGAAGGCACGCGGCCCAGCGTTTTGGAGCTTCATGTTGAACCCGTCACGACGCTTGCCTTCGCTCCGGGCGTGAGGCGCCTGGCATCGGGCGGGCGCGACGGCACCGTGGTTGTGTGGTCGCTGCAGAAGGATGGAAAAGGCGGCCCGATTGGGTCTGCGGAGGTGGCGGGCGAAGTGGCCGCGGTGTACTGGCGGCCCGACGGGCGCGCGCTTGCGGCGCTCGACGCGCGGGGCGGCGTGACGGCCTGGCGGATCGGACGATAG
- a CDS encoding cob(I)yrinic acid a,c-diamide adenosyltransferase: protein MTRHHGDQGETSLFDGTRVEKVDERIEALGAVDELNSWLGFAAAQPDVAGVGDRLRWVQERLLEVGADLANPGGRARSTSLAPGSLQTLDAWLAEYRDALPPLRHFILPGGHPLAAALQVARSVCRRAERGVWRVVPDPAPEGSPVFLNRLSDVLFEMARAANAASGTEDPQWRGRGDG from the coding sequence GTGACGAGGCACCACGGCGACCAGGGCGAAACGAGCCTGTTCGACGGCACCCGCGTGGAGAAGGTCGACGAGCGGATCGAAGCGCTGGGGGCGGTGGACGAGCTCAACTCGTGGCTGGGATTCGCCGCGGCGCAGCCGGACGTCGCCGGAGTGGGCGACCGGCTGCGGTGGGTCCAGGAGCGGCTGCTGGAAGTCGGCGCCGATCTGGCCAATCCCGGCGGCCGCGCTCGCAGCACCTCGCTGGCGCCCGGGTCACTGCAAACACTGGATGCCTGGCTGGCGGAGTACCGCGACGCGCTGCCGCCGCTGCGGCATTTCATCCTGCCCGGCGGGCACCCGCTGGCCGCCGCGCTGCAAGTGGCCCGCTCGGTGTGCCGCCGCGCCGAACGCGGCGTGTGGCGCGTGGTGCCGGATCCCGCGCCCGAAGGCTCGCCGGTGTTTCTCAACCGGTTGTCCGACGTGCTCTTCGAGATGGCCCGCGCGGCCAACGCCGCCTCTGGCACCGAAGACCCGCAGTGGCGCGGGCGGGGGGACGGCTAG
- a CDS encoding ABC transporter permease subunit has translation MTSIAERAWERRPRRPATTGPRRRSQWHALLREPGTALGLFLVVSLIMAGLLAPWIPLADPTEINLPDRLLSPSLEYPLGTDHLGRDTFSRIIHGARTTLLAAAATLVLSMTIAVTVGLLSGYYGGWPDTALMGVVDLLLAFPSLILALAVAGTLGPGLLNLLLAVGAVWWVGHARIIRGITLGERQMGYVTAARAAGAGNLRIILRHIAPNILGPIVVLASLDVGWIILGIAGLSFLGLGAQPPTPEWGAMLSDARPHLQTAPHLLLLPGAAIFVAVLGFNLLGDGLRDLLDPRIRRPGG, from the coding sequence CCCCGCCGGCCGGCCACCACCGGACCGCGCCGCCGGAGTCAGTGGCATGCGCTGCTGCGGGAGCCGGGCACCGCCTTGGGGCTGTTTCTGGTGGTGTCACTGATCATGGCGGGATTGTTGGCGCCTTGGATCCCGTTGGCTGATCCCACCGAGATCAACCTGCCCGACCGGTTGCTCTCGCCGTCGCTGGAATACCCATTGGGCACCGACCATCTGGGTCGAGACACCTTCAGCCGAATCATCCATGGAGCGCGCACGACGCTGCTGGCCGCCGCGGCGACCCTGGTCCTCAGCATGACCATCGCCGTGACCGTGGGCCTGCTGTCCGGATACTACGGCGGCTGGCCGGACACGGCGCTGATGGGGGTCGTGGACCTGCTGTTGGCCTTTCCTTCGCTGATCTTGGCGCTGGCCGTGGCAGGAACCCTGGGCCCCGGGCTGCTCAACCTGCTGCTGGCCGTCGGCGCCGTGTGGTGGGTGGGCCACGCTCGCATTATTCGCGGCATCACCCTGGGGGAGCGACAGATGGGATACGTGACGGCGGCGAGGGCCGCTGGAGCCGGTAACCTGCGCATCATCCTCCGGCACATCGCGCCAAACATTCTCGGCCCGATCGTCGTGCTCGCCTCCCTGGATGTCGGCTGGATCATCCTGGGCATCGCCGGACTCAGCTTCCTGGGGCTGGGGGCGCAGCCGCCCACGCCGGAGTGGGGCGCCATGCTCAGCGACGCCCGCCCGCACCTGCAAACCGCGCCGCATCTCCTGCTGCTGCCGGGAGCGGCCATTTTTGTCGCGGTGTTGGGGTTCAACCTGTTGGGAGACGGCCTGCGGGATCTGCTGGACCCGCGTATCCGGCGACCAGGGGGCTGA
- the plsX gene encoding phosphate acyltransferase PlsX, with amino-acid sequence MAPRIALDAMGGDYAPAETVRGALAAQREAGVTPLLVGDEVALRAQLDAEGVEAAPWQIVHVPEAVAMEEHAVEAVRSRRPTSIRKSAEMLKADEVDAVVTMGHTGAAVAAGVLIVGRLPDVERPGLGVLLPAHDPRPLLIDVGANAEARPRHLVQFAVMGRVYQERLQGLANPRVGLLSIGEEESKGNSLVHEAAAMLASGGFNYVGHVDPARIFRDEADVIVCDGFTGNVVIKTAEATAEYAFGELRAEILRRPLAKLAALGLRPAFRALRRRIDYAEIGATPLLGLKGLLLIGHGRSKAPAVTNALLAADRAVRAQLVPTIASGLEAATA; translated from the coding sequence GTGGCTCCCCGGATCGCGCTCGATGCGATGGGCGGCGACTACGCCCCGGCGGAGACCGTGCGCGGCGCCCTGGCCGCCCAACGTGAGGCCGGCGTAACCCCACTCCTCGTGGGCGACGAGGTCGCGCTCCGGGCGCAGCTGGACGCCGAAGGCGTCGAGGCGGCGCCCTGGCAGATCGTGCACGTCCCCGAGGCCGTGGCCATGGAAGAACACGCCGTCGAGGCGGTGCGGTCGCGGCGGCCGACGTCGATTCGAAAATCGGCGGAGATGCTAAAGGCGGACGAGGTCGATGCGGTCGTCACGATGGGGCACACCGGGGCGGCCGTGGCGGCCGGCGTGCTGATCGTCGGGCGCCTGCCGGACGTCGAGCGCCCGGGTCTGGGCGTCCTGCTGCCGGCGCACGACCCGCGACCGCTCCTGATCGACGTGGGCGCCAACGCCGAGGCGCGCCCGCGGCACTTGGTCCAGTTCGCCGTGATGGGTCGCGTCTACCAGGAGCGCCTGCAAGGCCTGGCGAATCCCCGGGTCGGGCTGCTGAGCATCGGCGAGGAGGAATCCAAGGGGAATTCGCTGGTGCACGAGGCCGCGGCCATGCTGGCGTCGGGCGGCTTCAACTACGTGGGCCACGTGGACCCGGCCCGCATCTTTCGCGATGAAGCCGACGTGATCGTGTGCGACGGCTTCACCGGCAACGTGGTGATCAAGACGGCGGAAGCCACGGCGGAATACGCGTTTGGCGAGTTGCGGGCCGAGATTCTGCGGCGCCCGCTGGCGAAGCTCGCGGCGCTGGGTCTGCGGCCCGCGTTTCGCGCGCTGCGGCGGCGGATCGACTACGCGGAGATCGGCGCCACGCCGCTGCTGGGACTGAAGGGCCTGCTGCTGATCGGCCACGGCCGATCCAAGGCGCCGGCCGTGACCAACGCGCTGCTGGCAGCCGACCGCGCGGTGCGCGCGCAGCTGGTGCCGACCATCGCCTCGGGGCTGGAAGCGGCGACCGCCTAG
- a CDS encoding prolyl oligopeptidase family serine peptidase, translated as MTCSNDQDCVPSFRLSRRRLLQGGGLALAAGAAQACDAWSVVGNADDRYPGGSPFAIEALRARDYRAGDIRLHRTLNQRPRYSTYAMTYRSDDLLLTGVATIPNSAGPHPVVVLNHGFTLPVQYQSGDGTRALATELSPRGFITLASDYRGLGGSEDDSRMNLGARLDFAIDVLNLVASIPSLPDARHERVGMWGHSLGCDLALRAAEVDSRVQPVGMWAPLSAWAEDLVDYYRLPTLSSSADLRHALSPGNFLEYLVGPVTIHQGAADLAVKPRWAERLHEALEEAGVESELTIHPGVGHYLTRNARLAVTATADFFERHLPKVAQ; from the coding sequence ATGACTTGCTCGAATGACCAAGACTGCGTGCCGTCATTCCGGCTTTCGCGACGACGTCTGCTGCAGGGCGGCGGCCTGGCATTGGCAGCCGGCGCCGCGCAGGCGTGCGACGCCTGGTCGGTGGTGGGCAACGCCGACGACCGCTATCCGGGCGGGTCGCCGTTCGCCATCGAGGCGCTGCGCGCGCGGGACTACCGCGCCGGCGACATCCGTTTGCACCGCACGCTCAACCAGCGCCCCCGCTATTCGACCTACGCCATGACGTACCGCTCGGACGACTTGCTGCTCACCGGCGTGGCCACGATTCCAAATTCAGCCGGACCGCATCCCGTCGTGGTGCTCAATCACGGGTTTACGCTTCCCGTCCAGTACCAGAGCGGGGACGGCACGCGCGCCTTGGCCACCGAGCTTTCGCCCAGAGGCTTCATCACGCTGGCCAGCGACTACCGGGGCCTTGGCGGATCCGAGGACGATTCGCGCATGAACCTGGGCGCGCGGCTGGACTTCGCGATCGACGTGCTCAACCTTGTCGCGTCAATCCCCTCGCTGCCGGACGCCCGGCACGAGCGCGTGGGCATGTGGGGCCATAGCCTGGGATGCGACCTGGCCCTGCGCGCCGCCGAGGTGGATTCGCGCGTGCAGCCGGTGGGCATGTGGGCGCCGCTGAGCGCCTGGGCCGAGGACCTGGTCGACTATTACCGGCTGCCGACGCTGTCGTCGTCGGCAGATCTGCGCCACGCCCTATCGCCGGGCAACTTCCTGGAATACCTGGTGGGGCCGGTGACCATCCACCAGGGCGCGGCCGATCTGGCGGTCAAGCCGCGCTGGGCGGAACGGCTGCACGAAGCGCTCGAGGAGGCGGGCGTCGAGAGCGAGCTGACCATTCATCCCGGCGTGGGGCACTACCTGACCCGGAACGCGCGCCTGGCCGTGACCGCCACGGCGGACTTCTTCGAGCGCCATCTCCCGAAGGTCGCCCAGTGA